A single genomic interval of Alistipes provencensis harbors:
- a CDS encoding L-cysteine desulfidase family protein yields the protein MLSSSERRRIIDLINREVVPAIGCTEPIAVALCTARAAETLGAEPEKITVRLSANILKNAMGVGIPGTGMIGLPIAVALGALVGRSEYQLEVLRDVTPEAVERGREMIDRRCISIGLKEGICEKLYIEAEVEAAGHRAVAVIAGGHTDFVFVNRDGETLLDKRTPAECDEEEGEVPLTLGRVWEFATESPVDELRFILETRRLNMAAAERSFAGEYGHCVGRTLRCDRERKVMGDSIFTRILSYTSAACDARMAGAMIPVMSNSGSGNQGIAATLPVAVYADEMQATEEQTIRALALSHLTVIYIKQSLGRLSALCGCVVAATGSSCGITYLMGGGYDQAAAAVKNMIANLTGMICDGAKPSCAMKLTSGVSTAVLSAMMAMDGRCVSSVEGIIEEDVDCCIRNLTAIGRDGMDETDRLVLRIMTNKC from the coding sequence ATGCTATCTTCATCCGAACGTCGCAGAATCATCGACCTCATCAACCGCGAAGTGGTGCCCGCCATCGGGTGCACCGAACCGATCGCCGTGGCGCTGTGCACGGCGCGCGCCGCGGAGACGCTGGGCGCGGAACCCGAAAAGATCACGGTGCGCCTGAGCGCCAACATCCTCAAGAACGCCATGGGCGTCGGGATTCCCGGGACGGGGATGATCGGACTGCCGATCGCCGTGGCCCTCGGGGCGCTGGTCGGCCGTTCGGAGTATCAGTTGGAGGTGCTGCGCGACGTGACCCCGGAGGCCGTGGAACGCGGCCGGGAGATGATCGACCGGCGGTGTATCTCGATCGGACTGAAAGAGGGCATCTGCGAGAAACTCTACATCGAGGCGGAGGTCGAAGCGGCCGGACATCGGGCCGTGGCGGTCATTGCCGGCGGGCATACGGATTTCGTCTTCGTGAACCGCGACGGCGAGACGCTGTTGGACAAGCGGACCCCGGCGGAGTGTGACGAAGAGGAGGGGGAGGTGCCCCTGACCCTCGGCCGGGTGTGGGAGTTTGCCACGGAGTCGCCCGTGGACGAACTGCGCTTCATCCTCGAGACCCGCCGTCTGAACATGGCCGCCGCCGAGCGGTCGTTCGCGGGGGAGTACGGTCACTGCGTGGGTCGCACGCTGCGTTGTGACCGCGAACGGAAGGTGATGGGCGACAGCATCTTCACACGGATTCTGTCCTATACTTCGGCGGCCTGCGATGCCCGCATGGCGGGGGCGATGATTCCCGTGATGAGCAACTCGGGAAGCGGCAATCAGGGCATCGCCGCGACGCTTCCCGTGGCGGTTTATGCCGACGAAATGCAGGCCACGGAGGAGCAGACGATCCGGGCGCTGGCGCTGAGCCACCTGACGGTGATCTACATCAAGCAGAGCCTCGGGCGGCTGTCGGCCCTGTGCGGGTGCGTGGTGGCCGCGACGGGTTCGAGCTGCGGTATCACCTACCTGATGGGCGGCGGTTACGATCAGGCGGCCGCGGCGGTGAAGAACATGATCGCCAACCTGACGGGCATGATCTGCGACGGCGCCAAGCCCAGTTGCGCGATGAAGCTCACGAGCGGCGTCTCGACGGCCGTGCTCTCGGCGATGATGGCCATGGACGGCCGTTGTGTCAGTTCCGTCGAGGGGATCATCGAGGAGGATGTGGATTGCTGTATCCGCAACCTGACGGCCATCGGCCGCGACGGCATGGACGAGACCGACAGGCTCGTACTCCGGATAATGACCAACAAGTGCTGA
- a CDS encoding NUDIX hydrolase: MENLKTRKWKVLTSEYLARKPWFTVRHESLELPDGRRIPDYYVLEYPDWINVIAITRDGRFVFVDQYRHGLGETCYETPAGVSEPSDGSMLAAAQRELAEETGYGGGEWRLLMTVSANPATHNNLTHCFLATGVEKIGEQHLDPTEDLRVHLLTRAEVLELLRTDRIRQSLMAAPLWRYFCENGE, from the coding sequence ATGGAAAATCTGAAAACCCGCAAGTGGAAAGTCCTCACGAGCGAATACCTCGCCCGCAAGCCGTGGTTCACGGTTCGCCACGAGAGCCTCGAACTGCCCGACGGACGCCGCATCCCCGACTATTACGTCCTCGAATACCCCGACTGGATCAACGTCATCGCCATCACGCGCGACGGGCGTTTCGTCTTCGTCGACCAATACCGCCACGGGCTCGGGGAGACCTGCTACGAGACGCCCGCCGGGGTGTCGGAACCCTCCGACGGGTCGATGCTCGCCGCGGCACAGCGCGAATTGGCCGAGGAGACGGGCTACGGCGGCGGCGAATGGCGGCTGCTCATGACCGTGTCGGCCAACCCCGCCACGCACAACAACCTCACCCACTGCTTCCTCGCCACGGGGGTCGAGAAGATCGGCGAACAGCACCTCGACCCGACGGAGGACCTGCGCGTGCATCTTCTGACACGCGCAGAGGTGCTGGAACTGCTCCGCACCGACCGTATCCGGCAGTCCCTGATGGCCGCGCCGCTGTGGCGTTATTTCTGTGAAAACGGGGAATAG
- a CDS encoding CotH kinase family protein — MKKNSFLDRRFGALLKGLAVVLAGCLTAACSKDEGPGKPLGITLQEQTLELERSETGCLRFTFSSWNSHWSLVRAELVAEAGGGIVSGCTVAGWGGPVNGVFSVYITAPDTFGAFDEQVCLSVDVSGQRMLSEPFTLRSAAAVNTELPVVYVTATEPVVDTYNWIAGLIRIEGNGGFDDLPEMSTEVKGRGNSTWGWEKKPYALKLAKKTAILGMPRHKRWCLIANYMDRTLLRNRVAHYIASRTSLQWTPRTCFAEVYYRESVNADFEYLGNYLIVEQIKIDENRLNIDELTTLDNEGDALTGGYLLEMDSYYDEMNKFRSVYSDMPVNIKSPDESITDRQFQYIRTYFNEADNLLFDKDYRDPSAMFDITSFMDYWIVNELMGNQEIKHPKSFYVHKPRLGKLTAGPVWDFDYGTLTLADAERWMVRETSMWYARMFQSRAIRRQARERWEALYPFLVTVPDYIAAQRDYISDSARRNFDLWPEINLPHEEVVMPNGDELLSFDEAVDRLIASYRMRLAWLDAQIRSW; from the coding sequence ATGAAGAAGAATAGTTTTCTCGACAGGCGGTTCGGGGCGCTGCTGAAAGGTCTCGCGGTCGTATTGGCGGGTTGTCTGACAGCCGCCTGCTCCAAGGACGAGGGGCCGGGCAAGCCGCTCGGGATTACGCTTCAGGAGCAGACGCTCGAACTGGAGCGCAGCGAGACGGGATGCCTGCGTTTCACCTTCTCGTCGTGGAATTCCCATTGGAGCCTTGTGCGGGCGGAGCTGGTCGCTGAAGCGGGCGGGGGTATCGTCTCGGGGTGTACGGTGGCGGGCTGGGGAGGCCCTGTAAACGGTGTTTTCTCGGTCTATATCACCGCTCCGGATACCTTCGGGGCTTTCGACGAGCAGGTGTGCCTCTCGGTCGATGTCAGCGGGCAGCGGATGCTCTCCGAGCCTTTCACGCTCCGGAGCGCCGCGGCGGTGAACACCGAACTGCCCGTGGTGTATGTGACGGCGACGGAGCCCGTCGTGGACACCTACAACTGGATAGCCGGGCTGATCCGCATCGAGGGCAACGGCGGTTTCGACGACCTGCCGGAGATGTCGACCGAGGTCAAGGGCCGCGGCAATTCGACATGGGGATGGGAAAAGAAACCCTATGCGCTGAAACTCGCGAAGAAAACCGCGATTCTGGGTATGCCCAGACACAAACGCTGGTGCCTGATCGCCAACTACATGGACCGGACGCTGCTGCGCAACCGCGTGGCGCACTACATCGCTTCGCGGACCTCGCTGCAATGGACCCCGCGCACCTGTTTCGCGGAGGTCTACTACCGGGAGTCTGTCAATGCCGATTTCGAATATCTGGGCAACTACCTCATCGTCGAGCAGATCAAGATCGACGAGAACCGTCTCAATATCGACGAGCTGACCACCCTCGACAACGAGGGCGATGCCCTGACGGGCGGTTATCTGCTGGAGATGGATTCCTATTATGACGAGATGAACAAGTTCCGCTCTGTTTACTCCGACATGCCGGTCAATATCAAGTCGCCCGACGAGTCGATCACCGACCGGCAGTTCCAGTATATCCGGACCTATTTCAACGAGGCCGACAACCTGCTGTTCGACAAGGATTACCGCGATCCGTCGGCGATGTTCGACATCACGTCGTTCATGGACTACTGGATCGTCAACGAACTGATGGGCAATCAGGAAATCAAGCATCCCAAGAGTTTCTACGTCCACAAACCCCGTCTGGGCAAGCTCACGGCGGGGCCCGTCTGGGATTTCGACTACGGCACGCTGACGCTGGCCGACGCCGAGCGGTGGATGGTCCGGGAGACGAGCATGTGGTATGCGCGGATGTTCCAGAGCCGGGCGATCCGCCGGCAGGCGCGCGAACGCTGGGAGGCGCTCTATCCCTTCCTCGTGACCGTTCCCGACTACATCGCTGCGCAGCGCGACTACATTTCGGATTCGGCGCGGCGCAATTTCGACCTCTGGCCCGAGATCAACCTGCCCCACGAGGAGGTCGTGATGCCCAACGGCGACGAACTGCTCTCGTTCGACGAGGCCGTCGACCGCCTGATAGCCAGCTACCGGATGCGTCTGGCGTGGCTCGACGCCCAGATCCGGAGCTGGTAA
- a CDS encoding DUF1573 domain-containing protein, which produces MRKSGFICVALLALTVSAVSCSKRVAPTSVEVTDPVRHYFPILQGQTLELMFEVKNAGDNPLVITEIQTSCGCLVADRKSHIIVPPERSQFIRLKYDSNKNVGAVEHTIWVYGNILPAGVVKLKFDVNVVPDAGYTRDYEELYREFGLKNGLVQRMVDGRETEKNYYTDEEE; this is translated from the coding sequence ATGCGGAAAAGCGGATTCATATGCGTTGCGTTGCTGGCCCTGACGGTTTCGGCCGTTTCATGCAGCAAGCGGGTGGCCCCGACGAGCGTCGAGGTCACGGACCCCGTACGCCACTATTTCCCGATCTTGCAGGGACAGACGCTCGAACTGATGTTCGAGGTGAAGAATGCGGGCGACAACCCGTTGGTCATCACCGAAATACAGACCTCGTGCGGGTGTCTCGTCGCCGACCGCAAGTCGCACATCATCGTGCCGCCCGAGCGAAGCCAGTTCATCCGCCTGAAATACGACAGCAACAAGAACGTCGGGGCGGTGGAGCATACCATCTGGGTCTACGGCAACATCCTGCCCGCCGGGGTGGTGAAATTGAAATTCGATGTCAACGTCGTCCCCGACGCCGGCTATACGCGCGATTACGAGGAGCTTTACCGCGAGTTCGGGCTCAAGAACGGCCTCGTGCAGCGCATGGTGGACGGCCGGGAGACGGAAAAGAATTATTATACCGATGAAGAAGAATAG
- a CDS encoding DUF4838 domain-containing protein, which translates to MCSCISRFKRLALVASAALCCSFEGVGCASAGVSPAACDGYAVLPADDLSREDLRWSEYLYDHLWRRAGGGERTVGREEGAKLFTLTVGVDTLLRADFSVKRFRRGVRLTARDGRRMLWLQYQLMKSLAGEDPRIEASDLPPATVGLRDTSGRFAFGFRGLYTPAAHDADHAGILAADDAETGWGLWGHQLERVLADGPEEVYALIDGERYDGQFCFSADETYRRIEEYITDNFGEGDTAALRFVVAPTDDDAICSCAACTAVGNTAKSATPAVVKLLTRLAGRFPHHTFFTLGYLSTLEPPPVAMPANAGVIVSAMDLPFGADAFKSARGKKFAGRLDRWKNVAGEVYIWDYIQNFDDYLTPFPVLELTARRLRFYRDRGVGGVFLNGSGCDYVPFDDMRTYVLSALMLDPGQSLEALMRRYFAENYPRSGELLAGFCADAERRAAASKRPLNLYGSIRSAEEEWLDAGDFVRFYEALEAVLPTTKDAERRSLHRLLTALSYTRLEIARNHAAEACGFAVNKDGRLRVNPSVERWLAALDTHADFPEMEHINESGLLPGDYLAQWRGRLLPGTGVRNLLLGVKPEIVSKPDEEYKDPGVLTDGVRGLPLGYHYGWHISSGDLEVAFPAGYGADARRFEMSFLELPRHRLRAPRAVEIYKDGALYRSFVPAPDAEGRVFTASGPVDLAGAKRISVRAVRPDGKRVQLAADEIYLIP; encoded by the coding sequence ATGTGCAGTTGTATATCTCGTTTTAAACGGCTGGCGCTCGTCGCCTCCGCGGCCCTGTGCTGTTCGTTCGAGGGGGTCGGATGCGCTTCCGCGGGCGTGTCGCCCGCGGCGTGCGACGGGTATGCGGTGCTGCCGGCGGATGACCTCTCGCGCGAGGACCTCCGCTGGTCGGAGTACCTCTACGACCACCTGTGGCGGCGTGCCGGGGGCGGGGAGCGGACGGTCGGCCGGGAGGAGGGTGCGAAGCTGTTTACCCTCACGGTCGGCGTGGATACGCTTCTCCGGGCCGATTTCAGCGTCAAACGCTTTCGCCGGGGCGTACGCCTCACGGCGCGCGACGGACGGCGGATGCTGTGGCTGCAATACCAGTTGATGAAATCGCTTGCGGGCGAGGACCCGCGCATAGAGGCTTCGGACCTGCCTCCCGCGACCGTCGGGCTGCGCGATACCAGCGGTCGTTTCGCATTCGGCTTCCGGGGGCTTTACACCCCGGCGGCGCACGACGCCGACCATGCGGGTATTCTCGCGGCGGACGATGCGGAGACCGGCTGGGGGCTCTGGGGCCACCAGTTGGAAAGGGTGCTGGCCGACGGTCCCGAAGAGGTCTATGCCCTGATCGACGGGGAGCGTTACGATGGTCAGTTCTGCTTCTCGGCCGACGAGACCTACCGCCGCATCGAGGAGTACATCACCGACAATTTCGGGGAGGGCGACACCGCCGCGCTGCGGTTCGTGGTCGCACCGACCGACGATGATGCCATTTGCAGTTGTGCGGCCTGCACTGCCGTGGGCAACACGGCCAAAAGCGCGACGCCCGCCGTGGTGAAGCTGCTCACGCGGCTGGCCGGGCGTTTTCCGCACCATACGTTCTTTACGCTGGGCTATCTCTCGACGCTGGAGCCGCCTCCCGTGGCGATGCCCGCCAACGCAGGGGTGATCGTCAGCGCCATGGACCTGCCCTTTGGGGCCGATGCCTTCAAATCGGCGCGGGGAAAGAAATTCGCCGGGCGCCTCGACCGCTGGAAGAACGTCGCCGGCGAGGTTTATATCTGGGACTACATCCAGAATTTCGACGACTACCTCACGCCTTTCCCCGTGCTGGAACTGACGGCCCGGCGGCTGCGGTTCTACCGCGACCGGGGTGTCGGGGGTGTGTTCCTGAACGGCAGCGGGTGCGATTATGTGCCTTTCGACGATATGCGGACCTATGTGCTTTCGGCGTTGATGCTCGATCCCGGGCAGTCGCTCGAGGCGTTGATGCGCCGTTATTTTGCCGAGAACTATCCCCGTTCGGGCGAACTGCTGGCCGGCTTCTGCGCCGATGCCGAACGCCGTGCCGCCGCATCGAAACGGCCGTTGAACCTCTACGGCAGCATTCGCTCCGCCGAGGAGGAGTGGCTGGATGCCGGGGATTTCGTGCGTTTTTACGAGGCGTTGGAGGCGGTGCTTCCGACGACGAAGGATGCCGAGCGGAGGAGCCTTCACCGGCTGCTCACAGCGTTGAGCTATACGCGCCTCGAGATCGCCCGCAATCATGCTGCGGAGGCTTGCGGATTTGCCGTGAATAAGGATGGCCGTCTGCGTGTGAACCCTTCGGTCGAGCGATGGCTTGCGGCGCTGGATACCCATGCGGACTTTCCGGAAATGGAACACATCAACGAGTCGGGGCTCCTGCCGGGCGACTACCTCGCCCAGTGGCGCGGACGCCTGCTTCCCGGGACCGGGGTGCGCAACCTGCTGCTCGGGGTGAAGCCCGAGATCGTGTCGAAACCCGACGAGGAGTACAAAGACCCCGGGGTGCTGACCGACGGGGTGCGCGGACTGCCGCTGGGCTACCACTACGGCTGGCACATCAGCTCCGGGGACCTCGAAGTGGCGTTCCCGGCGGGGTATGGGGCAGATGCACGGCGTTTCGAAATGTCGTTCCTCGAACTGCCGCGCCACCGCCTGCGGGCACCGCGCGCGGTCGAGATTTACAAGGACGGCGCGCTGTACCGGAGTTTCGTCCCGGCGCCGGATGCCGAAGGCCGCGTCTTCACGGCTTCGGGGCCGGTGGACCTCGCGGGTGCGAAGCGCATTTCCGTCCGGGCGGTGCGTCCCGACGGTAAGCGGGTGCAGTTGGCCGCCGATGAAATTTATCTAATACCCTAA
- a CDS encoding tetratricopeptide repeat protein produces MKNPIRYPGRALLAVSILLLSLAPLSAAAKVTTPEEYTEQVRAHFAAEEWEEGKRLLDEALEKYPLASYLQYLAGRYWFHEEDYDKSRYHLLKAVDINYDNVDAKQLLVDVEDITQNYSSAICFVNELLEVQPYWRGLWRRKIDLYRKQGNNVEADRLLKRINQIYPQDTVLHKDLVYSMELNYQRQKRSGERKQAIAILEELLKTVPDNEQYYLDIINLHLQEGDQEQALAWTSRGLAALPGSVTLVYKKVGILSEMGRHPEAMAFMRDRMRRGGNPELRRLYNTLTLDAARAERQRDPYVLYGMAFESGDHSREVLDYLLNTALMRGYDDDALLYLREMKRYYGEEKSVLYKEYLVYRNRGDDQRAFNLLMKLNERWPGDEEVVDALCREQLLRTNRLMEQELYAEAMACAQFVVRQQADDETLRAGWEKIFACRVLMKRYEEALGTLDTLARRFPDTGNLIGKRALVLDRMGRSSEAMHLYLGAIDHADPRMRDFYVAGYADIAIPYIKQCLEAGATAHAFAEADMLLQIDPDNDLALRYAINSAGQLGRNEVFREYTDRGLARYPREPFYLAKKAASLDADGEYRASIDMLRPVLWDYPGNRELAGALAQSSEYEALELTRRGRSDEALAVLDTALYYDSRNKSLLYAKGLAYEKKKEYGLAYYYQKYYEPSATEIYSFNRHLMGLRYGMLRNRIGLEYLQSRYGDDYAIQSVAALEYMRRQPKNDYTARINYAGRNGERDEDINANATSIEGGGVGIQLQGEWAHRFPRDWQTMVNFAWADRYFPKWMANASVTKFFRRDWEAEVRGGYRRLDGRDLWSVGPGVAKFIGPVWLNAKCDFFVIDSKFYYNAMGQVRYYPVDDGRSYIVGMAGVGSAPELSVLDRALPGTFDHANTMVGMGGQYMFTPHVTIGLLGTWYTYYTEKIMGYDTVLTRYRNMYNIYVQLYISF; encoded by the coding sequence ATGAAGAATCCGATACGATATCCGGGCAGAGCCTTACTTGCGGTCAGCATCCTTTTGCTGTCGCTGGCGCCCCTGAGCGCCGCGGCGAAAGTCACGACGCCGGAGGAGTATACCGAGCAGGTGAGGGCCCATTTCGCCGCAGAGGAGTGGGAGGAGGGCAAGCGGCTGCTCGACGAGGCGCTGGAGAAATACCCGCTCGCTTCGTACCTCCAGTATCTGGCGGGGCGCTACTGGTTTCACGAGGAGGACTACGACAAATCGCGCTACCACCTGCTCAAGGCCGTGGACATCAATTACGACAACGTCGATGCCAAGCAACTGCTGGTCGATGTCGAGGACATCACGCAGAACTACTCCAGCGCCATCTGCTTCGTCAACGAACTGCTGGAGGTTCAGCCCTACTGGCGGGGCCTGTGGCGGCGTAAGATCGACCTCTACCGCAAGCAGGGCAACAACGTCGAGGCCGACCGCCTCCTGAAGCGCATCAACCAGATTTACCCGCAGGACACCGTGCTGCACAAGGATCTGGTCTACTCGATGGAGCTGAACTACCAGCGGCAGAAGCGCAGCGGCGAACGCAAGCAGGCCATTGCGATCCTCGAGGAACTGCTGAAAACGGTTCCCGACAACGAACAGTATTACCTCGACATCATCAACCTGCACTTGCAGGAGGGCGATCAGGAGCAGGCGCTGGCGTGGACCTCGCGCGGACTGGCCGCCCTGCCGGGCAGCGTCACGCTGGTCTACAAGAAAGTGGGCATCCTGAGCGAGATGGGCCGCCATCCCGAGGCGATGGCCTTCATGCGCGACCGGATGCGCCGCGGCGGGAACCCCGAACTGCGCCGCCTTTACAATACGCTGACGCTGGACGCTGCGCGCGCCGAACGCCAGCGGGACCCCTATGTGCTCTACGGCATGGCTTTCGAGAGCGGCGACCACAGCCGCGAAGTGCTCGACTACCTGCTCAATACGGCTCTGATGCGGGGTTACGACGACGATGCGCTCCTCTACCTGCGTGAGATGAAACGCTATTACGGCGAGGAGAAGTCGGTGCTCTATAAGGAATACCTCGTCTACCGCAACCGGGGCGACGACCAGCGGGCCTTCAACCTGCTGATGAAGCTCAACGAACGCTGGCCCGGCGACGAAGAGGTCGTCGACGCGCTGTGCCGCGAACAACTGCTGCGCACCAACCGTCTGATGGAGCAGGAGCTCTACGCCGAGGCGATGGCGTGTGCGCAGTTCGTCGTCCGGCAGCAGGCCGACGACGAGACGCTGCGCGCGGGGTGGGAGAAGATCTTCGCCTGCCGCGTCCTGATGAAGCGTTACGAGGAGGCATTGGGGACGCTCGACACGCTCGCACGCCGTTTCCCCGACACCGGAAACCTGATCGGCAAACGGGCCCTCGTGCTCGACCGGATGGGACGTTCGTCGGAGGCGATGCACCTCTATCTGGGTGCCATCGACCATGCCGATCCCCGGATGCGCGATTTCTATGTGGCCGGCTATGCCGACATCGCCATTCCCTACATCAAGCAGTGCCTCGAGGCCGGGGCCACGGCCCACGCCTTCGCCGAGGCCGACATGCTGTTGCAGATCGACCCCGACAACGATTTGGCGCTGCGCTATGCGATCAACTCCGCCGGACAGTTGGGCCGCAATGAGGTCTTCCGCGAATACACCGACCGCGGACTGGCCCGCTATCCCCGCGAACCGTTCTATCTGGCCAAGAAAGCCGCCTCGCTCGATGCCGACGGGGAATACCGGGCTTCGATCGACATGCTCCGTCCCGTGCTGTGGGACTATCCGGGCAACCGCGAGCTGGCCGGGGCGCTGGCCCAGAGCAGCGAATACGAGGCGCTGGAGCTGACCCGCCGGGGACGTTCCGACGAGGCGCTGGCGGTGCTCGACACGGCGCTTTACTACGACAGCCGCAACAAGTCGCTGCTCTATGCCAAGGGGCTGGCCTACGAGAAGAAAAAGGAGTACGGACTGGCGTACTACTACCAGAAATACTACGAGCCGTCGGCCACCGAGATTTACAGCTTCAACCGCCATCTCATGGGGCTGCGCTACGGCATGCTCCGCAACCGGATCGGGCTGGAGTACCTGCAGTCGCGCTACGGCGACGACTATGCCATCCAGTCGGTGGCCGCGCTGGAGTACATGCGGCGGCAGCCGAAGAACGACTACACGGCACGCATCAACTACGCGGGCCGCAACGGCGAGCGCGACGAGGACATCAATGCCAACGCCACCTCGATCGAGGGCGGCGGCGTGGGCATCCAGTTGCAGGGCGAGTGGGCGCACCGTTTTCCGCGCGACTGGCAGACGATGGTCAACTTCGCTTGGGCCGACCGCTATTTCCCGAAGTGGATGGCCAACGCCTCGGTGACCAAATTCTTCCGGCGGGACTGGGAGGCGGAGGTTCGCGGCGGCTACCGCCGGCTCGACGGCCGCGACCTGTGGTCGGTGGGCCCGGGCGTGGCGAAATTCATCGGCCCGGTGTGGCTCAACGCCAAGTGCGACTTCTTCGTCATCGATTCGAAATTCTACTATAACGCTATGGGGCAGGTGCGCTATTACCCCGTGGACGACGGACGCTCCTACATCGTGGGCATGGCGGGCGTGGGTTCCGCGCCGGAGCTTTCGGTGCTGGACCGGGCGCTGCCGGGCACTTTCGACCATGCCAACACGATGGTGGGCATGGGCGGGCAGTATATGTTCACGCCCCACGTCACGATCGGTCTGCTGGGCACATGGTACACCTACTACACCGAGAAAATCATGGGTTACGATACGGTCCTGACCCGTTACCGGAACATGTATAACATCTATGTGCAGTTGTATATCTCGTTTTAA
- a CDS encoding glycosyltransferase family 2 protein: MKEIVFDFFNYFVFFYTSLLAISFIVMMFLSFASLKLRKSYYDDNYVRRVLSESPYTPGVSVIAPAYNEEKTIIDNVDSMLGLDYPIFEVVIVNDGSKDSTLDKLIEHYELVEVPFAYIERIKTQPFRRVLKSTNPEYHRLIVVDKENGGTKADASNAGINAAQYPYFICTDVDCILRRDALYRCIWPVLSSSKHVIAVSGTMRMANGCRIKDGQVVEVRPPHTPIPLFQNLEYMRSYLVGKMGWSAINAMPNVSGGFGLFDRQIAIAAGGYDPMSFAEDMDLLARMVGYMCDFSRPYKVVQVPETCCWTEGPPNLVVLYRQRTRWGRGLFQALMIHRKMIFNKTYRQTGLLTLPYMVIFEFLAPIIEFTGLVVFLFLALTGAVNWHTMWVIFLAIYLFCQFLSLVVVAYDYYLGTLYRRGYEYIWIIAASILEPFIYHPIITFCSLKGYLNHLMSREYKWGKMTRKGFSQRDGGVAVEGAQGPPPGGQGPQ, from the coding sequence ATGAAAGAGATAGTGTTCGATTTCTTCAACTATTTCGTATTCTTCTATACGAGCCTGCTGGCGATCAGCTTCATCGTCATGATGTTCCTTTCGTTCGCCTCGCTGAAGCTGCGCAAGAGCTACTACGACGACAACTATGTGCGCAGGGTGCTGAGCGAGTCGCCCTATACGCCGGGCGTCTCGGTGATCGCCCCGGCCTACAACGAGGAGAAGACCATCATCGACAATGTCGATTCGATGCTCGGACTGGACTACCCGATCTTCGAGGTGGTCATCGTCAACGACGGCAGCAAGGACTCGACGCTCGACAAGCTGATCGAGCACTACGAGCTGGTCGAGGTGCCGTTCGCCTACATCGAGCGCATCAAGACCCAGCCTTTCCGCCGCGTGCTCAAGTCGACGAATCCCGAGTACCACCGGCTGATCGTCGTCGACAAGGAGAACGGCGGTACGAAGGCCGACGCTTCGAATGCTGGCATCAACGCCGCGCAGTATCCCTATTTCATCTGCACCGACGTGGACTGCATCCTGCGCCGCGACGCTCTCTACCGCTGCATCTGGCCCGTGCTGTCGTCGTCGAAGCATGTGATCGCCGTGAGCGGCACGATGCGTATGGCCAACGGCTGCCGGATCAAGGACGGACAGGTGGTCGAGGTGCGGCCGCCCCATACGCCGATCCCGCTGTTCCAGAATCTGGAGTACATGCGTTCGTATCTGGTGGGCAAGATGGGGTGGTCGGCGATCAACGCCATGCCCAACGTCTCGGGCGGTTTCGGGCTGTTCGACCGCCAGATAGCCATCGCTGCGGGCGGTTACGACCCGATGTCGTTCGCCGAGGACATGGACCTGCTGGCCCGCATGGTGGGGTATATGTGCGACTTCTCGCGCCCCTACAAGGTCGTGCAGGTCCCCGAGACCTGCTGCTGGACCGAGGGGCCTCCGAACCTCGTGGTGCTCTACCGCCAGCGCACACGCTGGGGCCGCGGGCTGTTTCAGGCGCTGATGATCCACCGCAAGATGATCTTCAACAAGACCTACAGGCAGACGGGGCTCCTCACGCTGCCCTACATGGTTATCTTCGAGTTTCTCGCCCCGATCATCGAGTTCACGGGGCTCGTCGTCTTCCTCTTTCTGGCCCTGACCGGGGCCGTCAACTGGCACACGATGTGGGTGATCTTTCTGGCCATTTACCTCTTCTGCCAGTTCCTCTCGCTGGTGGTCGTCGCCTACGACTACTATTTGGGCACGCTCTACCGGCGGGGTTACGAATATATCTGGATCATCGCCGCCTCCATCCTCGAACCGTTCATCTACCACCCGATAATCACCTTCTGTTCCCTGAAAGGCTATCTGAACCACCTGATGTCCCGCGAGTACAAGTGGGGCAAGATGACCCGCAAGGGGTTCAGCCAGCGGGACGGCGGCGTGGCGGTCGAGGGAGCGCAGGGACCCCCCCCCGGCGGGCAGGGACCACAGTAA